TCTGCACGCCAGTGGTCGGCCAAGGGAGCTCGCAGACCAACGTGGTGGACTTCAGCTTTATAGTGGTGGGTCTGGATAGTGGGCAAGTGTTGTTCTACGGGGAGAATGGAAGTTTGGTCCATTCGCAGCTGTTTCACCAAGAACCGGTTCAGGCAATCAAGGCGCAAAGTGGGAAGTACATCAACGAAGAGCTGTACGTGTTTCATGCCTCGTGTGTAGTGATAATTCAGGGCTCGCAGTTGTTTCCTTTGTTGAGAAGTTTGAAGCAGCAAATCGGTAGATATGGGTTGGGGAATTCGCGAGTGAACGAAGCTCAAGAAATGGTCGCGTGTCGTAAGTGGAACTACGGGAAAAACATGACCGTGCAGGATGGGGTTGTTGTGGGGCCGCAGAAGACCTGTACATTCGATCATCTGCTGACGGCTAGTCTGGAGGGAGGCTTCTTCGCGAAATATCGACATGCTCCGCCGCAGAATTCGCTGATCGTGGCGGCGGGCATGAAGCCATATATTGGGTTCCATTACGCCAAGGAAGGATTCACGCAGCCTGTGTTGGCGGATGTTGCACGGGCTGTGGCCAGCAAGATAAAATCCGCTTTACCGTAAGTATTGTTTTTAGTCTAGAGCCCCATTACTAGCAATTGTAGGAATCGAATGTTCTTAGGTCTTGGTTTGGTGGATCGTCAACCCCTCAAGCTCCTCCAGAGCCACAGTTGCCGGCTTCCGAACCCTTGATCTGCCGATTCGGTCTATGTGACATCCAACGAAATGCCTTCTCAGTGTGGTTGGCTCCGAACTACGCTCTGGCAGCCGTGGCGGATAACTTGGGTCGTATAGTTCTGGTGGATTGCATGAAAGGAATCGCGTTGCGGATTTGGAAAGGGTATCGGGATGCTCAATGTGGGTTTATCGAAGTTGCTGAAAAGGTTGCCAAGGATGCGGTACCGAAGCAGGTTCGACGGAAAGCAATGTTCTTGGTGATCTACGCTCCGCGTCGATCAGTATTGGAGGTTTGGTCATTGCAGAATGGACCAAAAGTGGGAGCATTCACTGCTGCGAAGAATGGCCAATTGGTGTACAACACGCACAGCTTCATGGGGGTTAGCTCTGGCAGTAGTAAGGTGAAGTACACTGGTCATGGATGTACCTTTTTCGATCCGAGTGACAATTCTTTGAAGGAAATCAGTATTCCGTTTCATTGCGCTCTCAGTGATTCCAAATCAAAGACTGCCAAAGATCTGCATTTATTGAAGAggttaaaaatttgtttgaaagtgGGCGATGGAAGTGAGGCGGAGGAGCTCGAAGAAATGGTTGATATGTGCAAAAGTTTCGAAACCGATGAGATTAAACAACAATGCATCGAGATGCTTGTGAAGCACAAGAAGATCAAAGCAAAATTGTTCCGAAGTGCTGTAGAAGTGTTTGGAAGGTATGGTGAAGAAGCAGAGGCACAAGAAGCTGAACATGACGGTAGACTTAAACATCTGAAAGTGATTTGTGATAACTACAGGAAGTTGACACTATTTTATTTGTTCTTAGTGGGTGAGGTAGCGATTGAAGAACTTGTTAATCAATTACCTGAAGAGCCAGAAATTCTTGGCGACCAAAGCAAAAGCTCGGAAACGGAGAATAATGACCAACCAATGAATTTAGTTGACGGCCCGCTCGAGAACGCGGATACCGAACCACTGTCTTTCAAAACTagttttgatgaaaatgtaaaACTATCTGAGATGGAACTGGCTTCGATTGGGAAGCTGATTGAACTACTGGCAATGAACAGCTCATCGGACGGTGCCTCGACAACTCGAGTTACTTTTGAGGACTCGACAGCCAAAAGCAATATATTCCAGGAATACATATCATACTACAATGTGTCTAATGAGGGACTAATTTTGCTCAAAGAGGACACTGAACAATTGTTTAGCTCACTGGGTAGAATTATCTTCGAGGATATTTATTTGAGTAACGGAGCAAGATTGGAAGGATTTGTAAATGCTGCCAAGGCATCTGGTTTGATATATGACGATCTGTTGAAGTTGTTCCTTGCGTACTGGCTTCGCATTCCATTTGTTTACAAAGACATAGCAGAGTTAGCTGAAGATCTTAACAAATTCTACAAAGTACTTCGCCGGATATGCTCTCTTGCGGAAGATCGGATACGTTTTGAGAACAACACAATCTGCTTGTGGTGGCAAAATGCTCGCGAGTATCTACTGGAGTCTCCTTGTGCACTACGCGGGTTGTTGGCTGCGATTATGTGCCGCAATGAAGCGCTGAAGTACGAAGATCATAGCGACGAAGATGATTACCAATTTGAAGAGGTATCCCAGGAAGCATGTCAATGGACGCTTTTGATAGGAAAACTTGATGACGTATCTGTTCTGGGAGCAATTCTTGCAGAAAACTTGAATTGCTTGAACCCGCGGTATCCTTGTTTGAAGTATCAGAAACCGGATGTCAGCCTCAAGGAGATCCTGAAGGGAGGACAGGGAATCGTTGCAGAGATTGTTGCAAAGTGGATTGCTGCCACCGGAATTGATCCGGAAAAACTAGTCATTGAAGTTCCAGATGAagcacaagaagacgaaaatGCCGGAGTTCAGGAACCAGCTGAGACTGAGAAAAAGGAACGAAAACGTCTTGCTCAGCTGAAGCAGAACCTAATTGAGACGAGTGAATATGGTGGAAGTAGCGATTCCGAACTGGATCCGGTGCTATATAATCTGAATATTCTTCGGCGACACTTCCCTTTCAGTTTGGACAGTGGAACTCTTCTTAGCCATCTCGCCTGGGAATACATCTGTGATTGGAGTAAGAACATGTCCAACATGGACTGTTTATCTGCAGGGTTGGCATGTCTCAAAGCAATCCCTCGTCTACAGTATTCCATAAAACATGGTCTATGCTGCATGATTTGGAATGCTCACTTGAAAATTCCCCTGGAAGCTACGAAAAAACTTGTCAACAAGGTCGGCAGACTGCCTAAGGAAAAGCTCTGCCAACAAGACATTGGAATATCAGACGCTTTGGTGCCGCAGTTTCTAGAGCACTGTCTAGaattcttcgatcaattttgtaATTCGATCGACCATGACAAATTGGAACTGAGATTTGAGGAACTGCTGCAGGATGGTCCGATTCCTCTAACATCCCTTGCGATCCAACAAAACTCGGCCAACATGGCACTACTGAAACTACATCACGAATTGACCACCGTACTATTGGTTCTAACATCGTTCAACATCAAATATCAAAAGCCCATCCAGCAACTATTCGACGGAATGGCCAACCAATCATTCTTCGCCGAGATAAATCGACAGCTGGCGTACAGTTTGCCGAAAGCGGATCTTCTGCTCAAGCGGGTACGGTTTGAGTTTTTCTGCAAGACCATTACGGCCACAATGGACTTGATCCGCGAGGACATGGAGAACGTGTTCTATACGGACCACATCGCGTGGATGGAGAGGATCGATCAGTTGGCTGAAGTGTGGGAGATCAGTCTAACGGAGCTGAAGAAACATCAGGTGAGTTCGTTCTTTGTTTTAATCgtgatatttcatgaatattATATCTGTTATTTAATAATAATGTGGCAGAGCACATTTAAGCGGTAgtgaaatttattccataataattttgtttttaattttatttaaaaaagcatattataaaaacttttttttaattcactcTTTTAGACCCGTTTCCACCTTATATTACCCTAAATCTTTTGGCTTTTTCCATCTCCCTTATTTTTCTGTCTTCGTTTCAGCGGTATTAACTGTGTAGCCAAATATTGCTAAAGAAAATTGATTAGctgttttttagtggaatgttttcactgtcataagacgagtttagtacaattccatttaattccaccaaatcgtaTTACTTCTACATATACGTATTCCAACCTCAAGGGTCGTCTTCAAGTGTTTCGTACCTCAAGgtcatcttcagtgtttcgtactcgactcgactcaatCCCAAGAGTACAAATTTATGGCTCAGGATTAAAAATTGAGTCTAGACAATCAATGATTGATGCAAATAACATACGAAGTATATGAAGCATTTATGGCAGGAATAATTCTTTCAGCTTTTCCATGGATATTACTCTAAGGACTTACCTTTTCCTTGATTAACATTTTCTCCAATTTCGAATTCATATTCAATTTCCTTTGAGATCTCTCTTAGCTCATCAATCAACGGATTTTCTCCCAAAAATTTTAATCCTTTAGCTTTTTGGCTGTTTTCCTTTTCTCCACCTAGTTTAACATCTAAAAAGATTCAATCGTTTGATCCAgcttttccaaaatttgatcCATCATTCGCATTAAATGTGTTTCTCAAGCTGTCACTCTTCCGGGAAG
The nucleotide sequence above comes from Armigeres subalbatus isolate Guangzhou_Male chromosome 3, GZ_Asu_2, whole genome shotgun sequence. Encoded proteins:
- the LOC134225478 gene encoding rab3 GTPase-activating protein non-catalytic subunit-like isoform X1; amino-acid sequence: MSCEVKLLANVDDLREVQEQFGLSSEENWLNAVCYSLSPAGDILAFGHGSILIILTSKWDRQRQLSVYKIAWKGAIDDPNCLITSVLCTPVVGQGSSQTNVVDFSFIVVGLDSGQVLFYGENGSLVHSQLFHQEPVQAIKAQSGKYINEELYVFHASCVVIIQGSQLFPLLRSLKQQIGRYGLGNSRVNEAQEMVACRKWNYGKNMTVQDGVVVGPQKTCTFDHLLTASLEGGFFAKYRHAPPQNSLIVAAGMKPYIGFHYAKEGFTQPVLADVARAVASKIKSALPSWFGGSSTPQAPPEPQLPASEPLICRFGLCDIQRNAFSVWLAPNYALAAVADNLGRIVLVDCMKGIALRIWKGYRDAQCGFIEVAEKVAKDAVPKQVRRKAMFLVIYAPRRSVLEVWSLQNGPKVGAFTAAKNGQLVYNTHSFMGVSSGSSKVKYTGHGCTFFDPSDNSLKEISIPFHCALSDSKSKTAKDLHLLKRLKICLKVGDGSEAEELEEMVDMCKSFETDEIKQQCIEMLVKHKKIKAKLFRSAVEVFGRYGEEAEAQEAEHDGRLKHLKVICDNYRKLTLFYLFLVGEVAIEELVNQLPEEPEILGDQSKSSETENNDQPMNLVDGPLENADTEPLSFKTSFDENVKLSEMELASIGKLIELLAMNSSSDGASTTRVTFEDSTAKSNIFQEYISYYNVSNEGLILLKEDTEQLFSSLGRIIFEDIYLSNGARLEGFVNAAKASGLIYDDLLKLFLAYWLRIPFVYKDIAELAEDLNKFYKVLRRICSLAEDRIRFENNTICLWWQNAREYLLESPCALRGLLAAIMCRNEALKYEDHSDEDDYQFEEVSQEACQWTLLIGKLDDVSVLGAILAENLNCLNPRYPCLKYQKPDVSLKEILKGGQGIVAEIVAKWIAATGIDPEKLVIEVPDEAQEDENAGVQEPAETEKKERKRLAQLKQNLIETSEYGGSSDSELDPVLYNLNILRRHFPFSLDSGTLLSHLAWEYICDWSKNMSNMDCLSAGLACLKAIPRLQYSIKHGLCCMIWNAHLKIPLEATKKLVNKVGRLPKEKLCQQDIGISDALVPQFLEHCLEFFDQFCNSIDHDKLELRFEELLQDGPIPLTSLAIQQNSANMALLKLHHELTTVLLVLTSFNIKYQKPIQQLFDGMANQSFFAEINRQLAYSLPKADLLLKRVRFEFFCKTITATMDLIREDMENVFYTDHIAWMERIDQLAEVWEISLTELKKHQIVELYAHGWDSYAEELLENIVPDQTLGNLLLTIAGRRLTMHTKANPRIWGQVAAVGPLLTDYLDTLISSDNNGPQLRFAEGNEATTASGDVSIDKLARLVERTFRSLSATTTTAAAASTLSSNNGSGGTPNQNALSNSTGASGSSQTKELRIAGLLFDACATIRELSITEIDARKRYRQSDDEEDGHVGVGSTAPNTKSNASRKLLKFQPES
- the LOC134225478 gene encoding rab3 GTPase-activating protein non-catalytic subunit-like isoform X2 translates to MSCEVKLLANVDDLREVQEQFGLSSEENWLNAVCYSLSPAGDILAFGHGSILIILTSKWDRQRQLSVYKIAWKGAIDDPNCLITSVLCTPVVGQGSSQTNVVDFSFIVVGLDSGQVLFYGENGSLVHSQLFHQEPVQAIKAQSGKYINEELYVFHASCVVIIQGSQLFPLLRSLKQQIGRYGLGNSRVNEAQEMVACRKWNYGKNMTVQDGVVVGPQKTCTFDHLLTASLEGGFFAKYRHAPPQNSLIVAAGMKPYIGFHYAKEGFTQPVLADVARAVASKIKSALPSWFGGSSTPQAPPEPQLPASEPLICRFGLCDIQRNAFSVWLAPNYALAAVADNLGRIVLVDCMKGIALRIWKGYRDAQCGFIEVAEKVAKDAVPKQVRRKAMFLVIYAPRRSVLEVWSLQNGPKVGAFTAAKNGQLVYNTHSFMGVSSGSSKVKYTGHGCTFFDPSDNSLKEISIPFHCALSDSKSKTAKDLHLLKRLKICLKVGDGSEAEELEEMVDMCKSFETDEIKQQCIEMLVKHKKIKAKLFRSAVEVFGRYGEEAEAQEAEHDGRLKHLKVICDNYRKLTLFYLFLVGEVAIEELVNQLPEEPEILGDQSKSSETENNDQPMNLVDGPLENADTEPLSFKTSFDENVKLSEMELASIGKLIELLAMNSSSDGASTTRVTFEDSTAKSNIFQEYISYYNVSNEGLILLKEDTEQLFSSLGRIIFEDIYLSNGARLEGFVNAAKASGLIYDDLLKLFLAYWLRIPFVYKDIAELAEDLNKFYKVLRRICSLAEDRIRFENNTICLWWQNAREYLLESPCALRGLLAAIMCRNEALKYEDHSDEDDYQFEEVSQEACQWTLLIGKLDDVSVLGAILAENLNCLNPRYPCLKYQKPDVSLKEILKGGQGIVAEIVAKWIAATGIDPEKLVIEVPDEAQEDENAGVQEPAETEKKERKRLAQLKQNLIETSEYGGSSDSELDPVLYNLNILRRHFPFSLDSGTLLSHLAWEYICDWSKNMSNMDCLSAGLACLKAIPRLQYSIKHGLCCMIWNAHLKIPLEATKKLVNKVGRLPKEKLCQQDIGISDALVPQFLEHCLEFFDQFCNSIDHDKLELRFEELLQDGPIPLTSLAIQQNSANMALLKLHHELTTVLLVLTSFNIKYQKPIQQLFDGMANQSFFAEINRQLAYSLPKADLLLKRVRFEFFCKTITATMDLIREDMENVFYTDHIAWMERIDQLAEVWEISLTELKKHQIVELYAHGWDSYAEELLENIVPDQTLGNLLLTIAGRRLTMHTKANPRIWGQVAAVGPLLTDYLDTLISSDNNGPQLRFAEGNEATTASGDVSIDKLARLVERTFRSLSATTTTAAAASTLSSNNGSGGTPNQNALSNSTGASGSSQTKELRIAGLLFDACATIRELSKRR